One Sulfolobus sp. S-194 DNA segment encodes these proteins:
- a CDS encoding hydantoinase B/oxoprolinase family protein encodes MSIGYGGKTLRELLEYSEKIYQETGHYWGLKSLPLYEKDPLIWERLIYRLRAIVVLARELALHIAASPIARYIGETCTVLYTPEGDAIVHSTGILVHVHTMSEGIKWMIKMNYEENPGIKDGDHFVGNDPVLGNVHTTDVHTLTPIFYKDMLIGWVGTVIHQVDIGGNSPGHDIITATQRFEDGFYAEEELVYRDGKMFPHYYERSRRSVRTPLFYDLDDKSRIAANEIVKREVLRIVEEIGVENYMELIREAIEKSRRDFISRVKERLVPGRYRSVTWNALNVIKEAWQPFAREDYLHAAPLEIFVNEDGTLFVDLKGNSPSGWHFSNAGLSPLMGGFWVTMTQLIGYSELINEGFVRAVKFKVPPRSWAGDTSPIFSRSVPWWLLIPQMAGLHRMVAYGAFARGYVEEGSAGNTGTWDAPQGGGFTDGSTGDPPNIYFPISTFELSSQGLGANAVRDGLDWGHAMWNPEADMGDVEEWERNQRGFIYLARRIKKNIAGYGKFRGGASFEHVAVFYGAKDATLFNFGTSRVFLVSGINGGYPPASQYSLMAYNTNINEITKEGKLYPLGDDPNQPEFERYISGDIERLEYDTIYPREFRSNDIVYLKQGGGPGWGDPLDRPLDKCEDDLNMGIYSPEIMEKVFGVIAKYDEEKGKWVVDEEASKKKREELRKIRIEKSIDFAQFYREERSILLEGKLVRPVAKYYMEQKEVSPDWFKEFLDFWRLPEDFSIPIQGKKEYIRVMSEWHSLYLGSYRKYLESKGYDLSKIRYLNYEDVGILR; translated from the coding sequence ATGAGTATAGGATATGGTGGAAAGACTCTAAGGGAATTATTAGAGTACTCAGAGAAAATCTATCAAGAAACTGGTCATTATTGGGGATTGAAATCACTACCGTTATACGAAAAAGATCCATTGATATGGGAGCGTTTAATATATAGACTTAGAGCAATTGTAGTTCTAGCTAGAGAATTGGCATTACACATAGCTGCATCTCCTATAGCTAGATATATAGGTGAGACATGTACTGTGCTTTACACGCCAGAGGGTGATGCAATAGTCCACTCTACTGGAATATTAGTCCACGTACATACAATGTCTGAGGGAATAAAATGGATGATAAAGATGAATTATGAGGAAAACCCTGGAATAAAAGATGGAGACCATTTCGTAGGTAATGACCCAGTTTTAGGAAACGTTCATACGACCGACGTTCACACATTAACCCCAATATTTTACAAGGATATGTTAATAGGCTGGGTGGGTACCGTAATTCACCAGGTAGATATTGGTGGTAATTCTCCTGGACACGATATTATAACAGCCACTCAGAGGTTCGAAGACGGATTTTACGCAGAAGAGGAGTTAGTATACCGTGATGGGAAGATGTTCCCCCATTATTATGAGAGATCTAGAAGAAGTGTAAGAACTCCTCTATTTTATGACCTAGACGATAAAAGTAGAATAGCGGCGAATGAGATCGTAAAGAGAGAAGTGCTAAGAATAGTAGAGGAGATTGGCGTAGAAAATTATATGGAATTAATTAGGGAAGCAATTGAAAAATCTAGAAGAGATTTTATATCTAGGGTTAAGGAAAGACTAGTCCCAGGAAGATATAGAAGTGTAACATGGAATGCATTAAATGTAATTAAAGAAGCCTGGCAACCTTTTGCAAGAGAGGACTATTTACATGCTGCACCACTAGAAATATTTGTAAATGAAGATGGAACGTTATTTGTAGACTTAAAGGGCAATTCACCCTCTGGCTGGCATTTTTCAAATGCAGGTCTATCTCCTCTAATGGGTGGTTTTTGGGTTACTATGACTCAACTAATAGGTTATTCAGAACTAATAAATGAGGGATTTGTTAGAGCGGTAAAATTTAAAGTTCCGCCTAGAAGCTGGGCTGGTGATACAAGTCCAATATTTAGTAGAAGTGTACCATGGTGGTTGTTAATACCTCAGATGGCAGGATTACATAGAATGGTAGCGTATGGAGCATTTGCAAGAGGGTATGTAGAGGAGGGATCAGCTGGAAATACTGGAACATGGGATGCTCCACAAGGTGGAGGATTTACAGATGGGAGTACGGGAGATCCACCTAACATTTATTTCCCCATCTCAACCTTTGAACTCTCTAGTCAAGGTCTTGGAGCTAATGCAGTAAGAGATGGCCTAGATTGGGGACATGCGATGTGGAATCCAGAAGCTGATATGGGAGATGTTGAAGAATGGGAAAGAAATCAAAGAGGTTTTATCTACTTAGCTAGGAGAATTAAGAAAAATATTGCAGGCTACGGGAAATTTAGAGGTGGTGCATCTTTTGAACATGTTGCTGTATTTTATGGAGCTAAGGATGCAACGTTGTTTAATTTCGGTACTTCAAGGGTGTTCTTAGTTAGTGGAATCAATGGAGGATATCCACCAGCTTCACAATATTCGTTAATGGCATATAACACTAATATTAATGAAATTACTAAAGAGGGAAAGCTTTATCCTCTTGGTGATGATCCTAATCAGCCAGAGTTTGAGAGATATATAAGCGGAGATATAGAAAGACTAGAATACGATACTATATATCCTAGAGAGTTTAGGTCTAATGATATAGTTTATCTTAAGCAAGGTGGAGGTCCAGGTTGGGGAGATCCTTTGGATAGGCCATTGGATAAGTGTGAAGACGATTTGAATATGGGTATATATTCGCCAGAAATTATGGAAAAAGTTTTTGGTGTCATAGCTAAATATGACGAGGAAAAAGGTAAATGGGTAGTTGATGAAGAAGCGTCTAAAAAGAAAAGAGAAGAGCTCAGAAAAATAAGGATAGAAAAGTCTATAGATTTTGCTCAATTCTATAGAGAGGAAAGAAGCATATTACTTGAAGGTAAATTGGTAAGACCAGTTGCTAAATATTACATGGAACAAAAAGAAGTATCTCCGGATTGGTTTAAGGAATTCTTGGATTTCTGGAGATTACCAGAGGACTTTTCAATACCTATCCAAGGGAAGAAGGAATATATAAGGGTTATGTCTGAGTGGCATTCTCTATATTTAGGATCATATAGAAAATATCTAGAATCTAAGGGTTATGATTTAAGTAAAATTAGATATCTTAACTATGAAGATGTAGGTATTTTGAGGTGA